In one Rhodococcus sp. B50 genomic region, the following are encoded:
- a CDS encoding flavin reductase family protein, with protein MDQRTLRNIFGQFASGVTVITCANSDGEPHGATVTAFTAISLEPRLCQVTLTRTSKACGFLSDAPFAVNILAADQLGTAMHFAGRPQSPEPVWEQGPTAPILAGTAATLSCTPWREYDGGDHVIYIGEIVDATFDETADPLLFYRSTFHDLGAPSASAAWNGCLDDPHNGWFDSRTRFVPFHTAAVHA; from the coding sequence ATGGATCAGCGCACACTCCGCAACATCTTCGGACAGTTCGCCAGCGGCGTCACCGTCATCACCTGCGCGAACAGTGACGGGGAGCCTCACGGCGCGACCGTCACCGCGTTCACGGCCATCTCGCTCGAACCGCGCCTGTGCCAGGTCACCCTGACCCGCACATCCAAGGCCTGCGGATTCCTCTCCGACGCTCCGTTCGCCGTCAACATTCTCGCGGCCGATCAGCTCGGCACCGCCATGCACTTCGCCGGACGGCCGCAATCCCCCGAGCCCGTCTGGGAGCAGGGACCGACCGCCCCGATCCTCGCCGGTACGGCCGCGACGCTGTCGTGCACTCCGTGGCGGGAGTACGACGGTGGCGATCACGTCATCTACATCGGCGAGATCGTCGACGCGACCTTCGACGAGACCGCGGACCCGCTTCTCTTCTACCGCAGCACCTTCCACGATCTCGGTGCCCCGAGCGCATCGGCCGCGTGGAACGGCTGCCTGGACGACCCGCACAACGGATGGTTCGACTCCCGGACCCGATTCGTGCCGTTCCACACCGCCGCAGTCCACGCCTGA
- a CDS encoding AraC family transcriptional regulator: protein MAVEPTPRPVDWGEVEEVVSNAYFEHDLTPLDDVAPSLQLRTLPLGPIRLARIGWGAAVSIRSEHPGAYAVNIPIAGRIAAGNGVISEVGHAAVFRPDTAAPEQKWTNDCEIVGIKLERDYLQREMSRILARPDLQLPDQVDLTTQPGRSWMTLLRSIVEQVKSDESLWRNPLVAEQLSGALTTSFILAVMPDDADPTGGARPRIIKRVLDRLHEDPAAAWTSADMAEVAGVSVRRLQEGFREYLGVCPRDYLLDLRLERIHEELAVGDASELSVTDVALKWGITHTGRFAAAYKRKYGVPPSTTLRG from the coding sequence ATGGCAGTGGAGCCGACCCCGAGGCCGGTCGATTGGGGAGAAGTGGAAGAAGTCGTCTCGAATGCGTATTTCGAGCACGATCTGACACCGCTCGACGATGTCGCGCCTTCGCTGCAGCTCCGCACCCTGCCGCTCGGTCCGATCCGTCTCGCCCGGATCGGCTGGGGAGCTGCGGTCTCGATCCGGAGTGAGCACCCCGGTGCCTATGCGGTGAACATCCCGATCGCCGGGCGCATCGCGGCCGGCAACGGGGTGATCTCCGAGGTCGGTCACGCCGCCGTCTTCCGTCCCGACACCGCCGCGCCGGAGCAGAAGTGGACGAACGACTGCGAGATCGTCGGGATCAAGCTCGAGCGCGACTACCTGCAGCGAGAGATGTCGCGCATTCTCGCCCGCCCCGACCTGCAGCTTCCGGACCAGGTGGATCTGACGACCCAGCCGGGGCGCAGCTGGATGACATTGCTGCGCTCGATCGTCGAACAGGTGAAATCGGATGAATCGCTCTGGCGGAATCCGCTTGTCGCGGAACAACTGTCGGGTGCCCTGACGACGTCGTTCATTCTCGCCGTCATGCCGGACGATGCGGATCCGACCGGCGGTGCCCGGCCTCGCATCATCAAGCGGGTGCTCGATCGGCTGCACGAAGATCCCGCGGCGGCGTGGACCAGCGCCGACATGGCAGAGGTAGCCGGAGTCAGTGTGCGGCGCCTGCAGGAAGGATTCCGCGAGTACCTCGGAGTGTGCCCTCGCGACTACCTGCTCGACCTGCGCCTCGAGCGCATCCACGAGGAACTCGCGGTGGGTGATGCTTCGGAGCTGTCGGTCACCGATGTTGCCCTCAAATGGGGCATCACTCATACCGGCCGGTTCGCGGCGGCCTACAAACGCAAGTACGGGGTGCCGCCGTCGACGACATTGCGTGGATGA
- a CDS encoding IclR family transcriptional regulator domain-containing protein, producing the protein MPSIDLGNGPSNERDFIQSIERGFAVLHAFDDKDPNPTLAELATKTHLSRPAVRRILLTLQRLGYVTSQGTRWSLTPRVLSIGQHYTASHTLVDSALPKLVEIAEHTNESASLGVLDGTEVVYAARVPVRRIMSINVSVGTRVPAYATSMGRALLAWSPRELVDHVLDRTQFERLTSATIDNPDDLRAELAHVRSRGYAITAAELEEGLITIAAPVFDPSGHAVGVLACSTSTGRHTLESFRDLTAKRVVDCAERLSSELGYRHH; encoded by the coding sequence ATGCCGAGCATCGACCTAGGTAATGGTCCTAGCAACGAGCGGGACTTCATTCAGAGCATCGAGCGTGGTTTTGCGGTATTGCACGCCTTCGACGACAAGGACCCCAATCCCACCCTTGCCGAACTCGCCACCAAGACCCACCTGTCCCGGCCTGCGGTTCGACGTATCCTGTTGACCTTGCAGAGGCTCGGGTACGTCACCTCGCAGGGGACGCGGTGGTCGCTCACTCCGCGCGTGCTCAGCATCGGTCAGCACTACACCGCCTCCCACACCCTCGTGGACTCGGCGCTACCGAAACTGGTCGAGATCGCCGAACACACCAACGAATCGGCGTCGCTCGGCGTGCTCGACGGCACCGAGGTCGTCTACGCCGCACGTGTTCCGGTCCGCAGGATCATGAGCATCAACGTGTCCGTGGGCACCCGCGTCCCCGCCTACGCCACGTCGATGGGCCGGGCACTCCTGGCCTGGTCACCACGTGAACTGGTCGATCACGTACTCGACCGGACGCAGTTCGAGCGACTCACGAGCGCAACGATCGACAACCCGGACGACCTGCGGGCCGAACTTGCTCATGTGCGGAGTCGGGGGTATGCCATCACCGCCGCGGAACTCGAAGAAGGACTCATCACGATCGCCGCGCCCGTCTTCGACCCCTCGGGCCACGCGGTCGGAGTGCTCGCATGTTCGACGTCGACCGGCCGGCACACGCTCGAGTCCTTCCGCGATCTCACGGCGAAACGGGTGGTGGACTGCGCAGAGCGCCTCAGCAGCGAACTCGGCTACCGTCACCACTGA
- the catA gene encoding catechol 1,2-dioxygenase: MTTMENPTAHGSGNAATDKFKSERVTSDTSVERASAIYKDLLDALAGIVDKHQVTYDEYRVLKQWLIDVGEYGEWPLWLDVFLEHEIEKVHYNRKGFTGTKGSIEGPYYVPDSPKLPSKCTMPMREKDKVAPPLVFKGQVTDLEGNGLPGATVELWHADEEGFYSQFAPGIPEWNLRGTVQVDENGNFEITTLKPAPYQIPSDGPTGWFIKSYGGHPWRPAHLHLMVKAPGKRAITTQLYFQGGEWVEDDVATAVKPELILDPQPNADGIAEVTYNFVLDPES; the protein is encoded by the coding sequence ATGACCACCATGGAGAACCCCACCGCCCACGGGTCCGGCAACGCTGCGACCGACAAGTTCAAGTCCGAGCGGGTCACGTCCGACACCTCGGTCGAGCGCGCGTCGGCGATCTACAAGGACCTGCTGGACGCTCTCGCCGGTATCGTCGACAAGCACCAGGTGACCTACGACGAGTACCGCGTGCTCAAGCAGTGGCTCATCGACGTGGGTGAATACGGCGAGTGGCCGCTGTGGCTCGACGTCTTCCTCGAGCACGAGATCGAGAAGGTGCACTACAACCGCAAGGGCTTCACCGGCACCAAGGGCTCCATCGAAGGCCCCTACTACGTCCCGGACAGCCCCAAGCTCCCGTCGAAGTGCACCATGCCGATGCGCGAGAAGGACAAGGTCGCCCCGCCGCTGGTCTTCAAGGGCCAGGTCACCGACCTCGAGGGCAACGGTCTGCCCGGCGCCACCGTCGAGCTGTGGCACGCGGACGAAGAGGGCTTCTACTCGCAGTTCGCCCCCGGTATCCCCGAGTGGAACCTGCGCGGCACCGTCCAGGTGGACGAGAACGGCAACTTCGAGATCACCACGCTCAAGCCGGCTCCCTATCAGATCCCGTCCGACGGCCCGACCGGCTGGTTCATCAAGTCCTACGGCGGACACCCGTGGCGTCCCGCGCACCTGCACCTGATGGTGAAGGCTCCCGGCAAGCGCGCCATCACCACCCAGCTGTACTTCCAGGGCGGCGAGTGGGTCGAGGACGACGTCGCGACAGCGGTCAAGCCCGAGCTCATCCTGGATCCGCAGCCCAACGCCGACGGCATCGCCGAGGTGACCTACAACTTCGTGCTCGACCCGGAATCGTGA
- a CDS encoding muconate/chloromuconate family cycloisomerase has translation MSDPDLKIASVTTTIIDVPLIRPHKFATTTSEAQPILLVAVTTEGGVTGYGEGVVPGGPWWGGESVETMQQIVDRYIGPYIIGRGVDEISGVMVDIERIVANARFAKAAVDVAMHDAWGRALGVPVASLLGGAFRTGVDVRWALGAAPLEEIVEEVTHKREQRLNFSFKLKMGALDPVVDTDRVVKIVEAFGGEVGFSIDVNARWDRFTALRHVPQLVDGGVELIEQPTPADQLDVLAEINRRVSAPVMADESVQTPHDAYEVAKLGAADVVALKTTKCGGLQRSKQVVAVAKAAGLRCHGATSIEGPIGTAASIHFACAEPGIDYGTELFGPQLFAVELLQKPLDYSEGQVHLPEGPGLGVDLDMDVVNKYARS, from the coding sequence ATGTCCGATCCCGATCTGAAGATCGCATCCGTCACCACGACGATCATCGACGTGCCGTTGATCCGGCCCCACAAGTTCGCCACCACCACTTCGGAGGCGCAGCCGATCCTGCTCGTCGCGGTGACCACCGAAGGTGGTGTCACCGGTTACGGTGAGGGCGTCGTGCCGGGCGGACCGTGGTGGGGCGGCGAGTCGGTCGAGACGATGCAGCAGATCGTCGACCGCTACATCGGTCCCTACATCATCGGGCGCGGCGTCGACGAAATCAGCGGCGTCATGGTCGATATCGAGCGCATCGTCGCCAACGCGCGATTCGCGAAGGCCGCTGTGGACGTCGCGATGCACGACGCGTGGGGTCGCGCACTGGGTGTGCCGGTCGCGTCGCTGCTCGGCGGAGCCTTCCGTACCGGCGTCGACGTGCGCTGGGCGCTCGGCGCGGCTCCGCTCGAGGAGATCGTCGAAGAGGTCACGCACAAGCGTGAGCAGCGCCTGAACTTCTCCTTCAAGCTCAAGATGGGTGCGCTCGACCCGGTCGTCGACACCGACCGTGTCGTCAAGATCGTGGAGGCGTTCGGCGGCGAGGTCGGATTCAGCATCGACGTCAACGCCCGCTGGGACCGCTTCACCGCGTTGCGTCACGTCCCGCAACTCGTCGACGGCGGTGTCGAACTCATCGAACAGCCGACTCCCGCAGATCAACTCGATGTGCTCGCCGAGATCAACCGCCGCGTCTCGGCGCCGGTGATGGCCGACGAATCCGTACAGACTCCGCACGACGCGTACGAAGTGGCCAAGTTGGGTGCCGCCGATGTCGTCGCGCTCAAGACCACCAAGTGCGGCGGGCTGCAGCGCAGCAAGCAGGTCGTCGCCGTCGCGAAGGCGGCAGGCCTGCGCTGCCACGGCGCGACCTCCATCGAAGGACCCATCGGCACTGCGGCGTCCATCCACTTCGCCTGCGCCGAGCCGGGGATCGACTACGGCACCGAACTGTTCGGTCCGCAGCTGTTCGCCGTGGAACTTCTGCAGAAGCCGCTCGACTACTCCGAGGGCCAGGTGCACCTGCCCGAGGGACCGGGGCTCGGCGTCGACCTCGACATGGATGTCGTGAACAAGTACGCGCGCTCCTGA
- the catC gene encoding muconolactone Delta-isomerase — protein MALFHVRMDVDIPRDLDPDVRAETVAKEKAYSQDLQRQGKWREIWRIVGQYSNISIFDVESADELHEILWNLPLFPYMNIEIMPLTKHGSDIK, from the coding sequence ATGGCACTGTTCCATGTTCGGATGGACGTCGACATCCCCCGTGATCTCGACCCCGACGTGCGCGCCGAGACCGTCGCCAAGGAGAAGGCCTACAGTCAGGATCTGCAGCGCCAGGGCAAGTGGCGCGAGATCTGGCGGATCGTCGGCCAGTACAGCAACATCTCGATCTTCGACGTCGAGTCGGCGGACGAGCTGCACGAGATCCTGTGGAACCTGCCTCTGTTCCCCTACATGAACATCGAGATCATGCCGCTGACGAAGCACGGGTCCGATATCAAGTGA
- a CDS encoding alkaline phosphatase family protein, translated as MSLPLRDVYAEPTLADLMPSVLSSAGVAGENNRLDLAPADHTVVLLVDGMGWELLQRNAKAAPYLTQTPGSPMRAGFPTTTAVSLASLGTGLPSGLHGITGYQSYVDEIEAPVNWLRWTLAGTAVDQRDDLVPETVQPHPTVFERGREAGLTVTTVVPKAFEGSGLTRAVLRGGNFVGVSAYGDLLAQVVAAVRTGDRSLVYCYIGEVDTLGHVYGPESAAWLAQLTVVDRFVEQLAGTLPDGTRLLVTADHGMVDASRGRRIDFDHTPGLGEDVTVIAGEPRCRHIYTDHVDRVLERWRNELGDHAWVGTRDDAFAACLFGPDPDPSLIKRIGDIVAVGRGESTVIRSDGEQVMSNLPGQHGALTDEELLVPLLRIG; from the coding sequence ATGAGCTTGCCCCTGCGCGACGTCTACGCCGAGCCGACCCTCGCCGACCTGATGCCGTCGGTGCTCTCGTCCGCGGGGGTCGCCGGTGAGAACAATCGGCTCGATCTCGCCCCGGCCGACCACACCGTCGTCCTGCTCGTCGACGGGATGGGATGGGAACTGCTGCAGCGCAATGCGAAAGCAGCCCCGTACCTGACACAGACGCCGGGGAGCCCGATGCGTGCCGGTTTCCCCACGACCACAGCGGTCAGCCTCGCCTCCCTCGGGACGGGACTGCCGTCCGGCCTCCACGGCATCACCGGCTACCAGTCGTACGTCGACGAGATCGAAGCCCCGGTGAACTGGCTGCGCTGGACCCTCGCCGGAACCGCGGTCGACCAGCGCGACGACCTCGTCCCGGAGACCGTGCAACCCCACCCGACGGTGTTCGAACGCGGCCGCGAGGCCGGCCTGACCGTCACCACCGTCGTGCCGAAGGCCTTCGAAGGGAGCGGCCTCACCCGGGCCGTGCTGCGCGGCGGCAACTTCGTCGGGGTCTCCGCCTACGGCGATCTCCTCGCCCAGGTGGTCGCCGCGGTGCGCACCGGCGACCGCAGCCTCGTCTACTGCTACATCGGTGAGGTCGACACGCTCGGGCACGTCTACGGGCCGGAGTCCGCGGCGTGGCTCGCGCAGCTCACGGTGGTCGACCGTTTCGTCGAGCAACTCGCCGGGACGCTGCCGGACGGCACCCGCCTGCTCGTCACCGCCGACCACGGCATGGTCGACGCCTCACGCGGCCGTCGCATCGACTTCGACCACACCCCGGGTCTCGGCGAGGACGTCACCGTCATTGCCGGCGAACCACGATGCCGTCACATCTACACCGACCACGTCGACCGGGTCCTCGAACGCTGGCGCAACGAACTCGGCGACCACGCGTGGGTCGGCACCCGCGACGACGCGTTCGCGGCGTGTCTGTTCGGACCCGATCCCGATCCGTCGCTGATCAAGCGGATAGGCGACATCGTGGCTGTCGGGCGAGGCGAATCGACGGTGATCCGCAGCGACGGGGAGCAGGTCATGTCGAACCTGCCCGGACAGCACGGGGCGTTGACCGACGAGGAACTGCTCGTGCCACTGCTGCGGATCGGGTGA
- a CDS encoding alpha/beta hydrolase has translation MRTDAVTWHDRSSRVALILLWVVRILFKPILSFWPSNDFGIAVLGRLSWVVDRITPTPRAVYVTQTELGGVPGERIISPKPVDDPLEDATILYFHGGGFVFCGPSTHRQLCVQLALDSGAPVYSMDYRQVPAVPIAGSVQDAMNAYTALLEVADDPTRIVVGGDSAGGYLAAKVAELAARRGIQRPAAVIGYSPLLNLDLDKHDPKYMARDAYLPIKALGKIRPRWFAGEEAIEGEMNPVDADPALFPPMFMCAAEYELTRPDVEIMTERLASAGRPVETHLWRGQIHAWPVLARAIPEAMELIGLSTRFARRAIVAVDDAA, from the coding sequence ATGCGTACCGATGCGGTGACCTGGCACGACCGCAGCAGTAGGGTCGCGCTGATCCTCCTGTGGGTGGTCCGGATCCTCTTCAAGCCGATCCTGAGCTTCTGGCCGAGCAACGACTTCGGAATCGCGGTGCTCGGCCGGCTGTCGTGGGTGGTCGACAGGATCACGCCCACCCCGCGTGCCGTGTACGTCACGCAGACCGAACTCGGCGGAGTGCCCGGTGAGCGGATCATCTCCCCGAAGCCGGTCGACGACCCGCTCGAGGACGCCACCATCCTCTACTTCCACGGCGGCGGCTTCGTCTTCTGTGGCCCGTCCACCCACCGTCAACTGTGCGTGCAACTGGCCCTGGACTCCGGTGCACCGGTGTACTCGATGGACTACCGGCAGGTGCCCGCAGTGCCGATCGCAGGATCGGTGCAGGACGCGATGAACGCGTACACCGCGCTGCTCGAAGTGGCCGACGACCCCACCCGTATCGTCGTCGGGGGTGATTCGGCCGGGGGTTATCTCGCGGCGAAGGTCGCCGAGCTCGCCGCGCGGCGCGGTATCCAGCGACCGGCAGCGGTGATCGGTTACTCGCCGCTGCTCAACCTCGATCTCGACAAGCACGATCCGAAGTACATGGCGAGGGACGCCTACCTACCCATCAAGGCCCTCGGGAAGATCCGTCCGCGCTGGTTCGCCGGAGAAGAGGCAATCGAGGGTGAGATGAACCCCGTCGACGCCGACCCCGCGCTGTTCCCTCCGATGTTCATGTGCGCGGCCGAATACGAGCTGACCAGGCCGGACGTGGAGATCATGACCGAACGCCTCGCGTCGGCAGGTCGGCCGGTGGAGACACATCTGTGGCGCGGGCAGATCCACGCATGGCCGGTCCTGGCCCGCGCGATTCCCGAGGCCATGGAGCTGATCGGGCTCAGTACGCGGTTCGCGCGACGCGCGATCGTGGCAGTGGACGACGCTGCCTGA
- the ygiD gene encoding 4,5-DOPA dioxygenase extradiol, whose amino-acid sequence MPVAFLGHGSPLNALESNRYTQAWAAFGRSVPTPRAILAISAHWYINATAVTSMRSPRTIHDFFGFPQDLFDVEYPAPGAPELAEEIADLVHPTWVGADVDSWGIDHGTWSVLTHAFPNADIPVVQLSLNAYKPLDYHVDLGARLAGLRDRGVLIVASGNVVHNLGAMDPRQPGAGFDWAHRFDEDALTVLQDRPGDAAALHEHADYHKAVPTPDHFLPLLYVAGLAAESGEQPTTLVDGVEYGSLSMTSYAVGGNCPPRDGDGHGAGLPESPEPPDTNL is encoded by the coding sequence ATGCCGGTCGCCTTCCTCGGCCACGGCAGTCCGCTCAACGCTCTCGAATCGAACCGCTACACGCAGGCATGGGCAGCGTTCGGACGTTCCGTTCCGACTCCCCGCGCGATCCTGGCGATCTCCGCGCACTGGTACATCAACGCCACCGCTGTGACGTCGATGCGATCTCCGCGCACGATCCACGACTTCTTCGGGTTCCCGCAGGATCTGTTCGACGTGGAGTATCCGGCTCCGGGTGCTCCGGAACTGGCGGAGGAGATCGCCGATCTCGTGCACCCGACGTGGGTGGGCGCCGACGTCGACTCGTGGGGCATCGACCACGGCACCTGGTCGGTCCTCACCCATGCCTTCCCGAATGCGGACATCCCGGTGGTGCAGCTCAGCCTCAACGCCTACAAACCACTCGACTATCACGTCGATCTCGGCGCCCGCCTCGCCGGATTGCGCGACCGCGGGGTGTTGATCGTCGCGAGCGGCAACGTCGTCCACAACCTCGGGGCAATGGATCCGCGGCAACCGGGGGCGGGATTCGACTGGGCGCATCGATTCGACGAGGACGCCCTTACCGTCCTGCAGGACCGTCCCGGAGATGCGGCTGCGCTGCACGAGCACGCCGACTATCACAAGGCCGTGCCCACCCCGGACCATTTCCTGCCGCTGCTGTACGTCGCGGGTCTGGCCGCCGAGTCCGGCGAACAGCCGACGACCCTCGTGGACGGTGTGGAATACGGATCGTTGTCGATGACGTCCTACGCCGTCGGCGGGAACTGCCCGCCGCGCGACGGGGACGGTCACGGCGCCGGACTACCCGAGAGCCCGGAGCCACCCGACACCAACCTGTGA
- a CDS encoding alpha/beta hydrolase: MEHTESSFTGGGAIPIVYDVWSPEAPTGVLILSHGLGEHARRYDHVVERLTDLGLVVYSPDHRGHGRSGGKRVHAREMREFTEDLDTLIDLALHEHPGLPVFMLGHSMGGAIALAYALDHQDRLTALVLSGPAVVVTSGTPKPVVEIGKLIGRFLPGVPVQKLDSKAVSRDPAVVAAYDADPLVHHGLVPAGLARVLVLNEQSLEQRLPNLTLPLLVMHGTEDTLADPAGAQLIADRAGSKDLTLKLYDGLFHEIFNEPEKDRVLDDLTAWLKARLADR; encoded by the coding sequence ATGGAGCACACCGAATCGTCGTTCACCGGCGGCGGGGCGATCCCGATCGTGTACGACGTGTGGTCGCCGGAGGCCCCCACAGGCGTGCTGATCCTCAGCCACGGACTGGGCGAGCACGCGCGTCGCTACGACCACGTCGTCGAACGGCTCACCGACCTCGGCCTGGTCGTGTACTCGCCCGACCACCGCGGTCACGGACGGTCGGGCGGCAAGCGTGTACACGCGCGCGAGATGCGCGAGTTCACCGAGGATCTCGACACCCTGATCGATCTGGCGCTCCACGAACATCCCGGACTGCCGGTGTTCATGCTCGGGCACTCCATGGGTGGTGCCATCGCTCTCGCCTACGCGCTCGACCATCAGGACCGGCTCACCGCGCTCGTGTTGTCCGGACCGGCCGTGGTCGTCACGTCCGGGACACCGAAGCCCGTCGTGGAGATCGGGAAGTTGATCGGACGTTTCCTGCCGGGTGTGCCGGTGCAGAAGCTCGACAGCAAGGCGGTGTCGCGCGATCCCGCCGTGGTCGCAGCGTACGACGCCGATCCGCTCGTGCACCACGGTCTCGTGCCCGCCGGGCTCGCTCGAGTGCTGGTGCTCAACGAGCAGAGCCTCGAGCAGCGCCTTCCGAACCTGACCCTGCCGTTGCTCGTCATGCACGGCACCGAGGACACCCTCGCCGATCCGGCCGGGGCGCAACTCATCGCCGACCGTGCCGGTTCCAAGGATCTGACGCTGAAGTTGTACGACGGGTTGTTCCACGAGATTTTCAACGAGCCGGAGAAGGACCGCGTGCTCGACGATCTGACGGCGTGGTTGAAGGCCCGGCTCGCCGACCGATAG
- a CDS encoding MBL fold metallo-hydrolase: METEITEIAQDVYRLSTYLDAADLTMNQFLVDGDEPLLFHTGYRVLFPSVSEAMARLIPLDRLRWITFGHVEADECGSMNSWLEVAPAAEVAHGAMGCFVQVADLADRPPHPLQDGDVLDTGRRRVRHIDTPHVPHGWDAGLMFEETTSTLLCGDLFTAFGRYPAQTTNEIVGPALQAEDLGRATCLTPELGPTIRALASLNPSSLAPMHAPAYAGDCVATLEELAAAYEERFTAATDALRDRGRKLD; this comes from the coding sequence ATGGAAACCGAGATCACCGAGATCGCTCAGGATGTATACCGTTTGTCCACATATCTCGACGCGGCGGATCTGACGATGAACCAGTTCCTCGTGGACGGTGACGAACCTCTGCTGTTCCACACCGGTTATCGTGTGCTGTTCCCGTCGGTGTCGGAAGCGATGGCGCGATTGATACCGCTGGATCGGTTGCGGTGGATCACCTTCGGGCACGTCGAGGCCGACGAGTGCGGGTCGATGAACTCCTGGCTGGAGGTCGCGCCGGCGGCCGAGGTTGCCCACGGCGCGATGGGGTGCTTCGTCCAGGTCGCCGATCTCGCGGACCGCCCACCGCATCCTCTGCAGGACGGGGATGTCCTGGATACCGGGCGCCGCCGCGTACGCCATATCGATACCCCACACGTTCCGCACGGATGGGACGCGGGTCTGATGTTCGAGGAAACGACCTCGACCCTGTTGTGCGGTGACCTCTTCACGGCATTCGGCAGGTACCCGGCGCAAACGACGAACGAGATCGTCGGTCCGGCTCTGCAGGCGGAGGATCTGGGCCGCGCAACGTGCTTGACCCCCGAACTCGGACCCACCATCCGCGCACTCGCGAGTCTGAACCCGAGCAGCCTCGCACCCATGCATGCCCCGGCCTATGCGGGTGATTGCGTCGCGACTCTCGAAGAATTGGCCGCGGCCTACGAAGAACGGTTCACCGCGGCTACCGATGCACTGCGCGACCGGGGACGGAAACTCGATTGA